The nucleotide window TCAGTATCAAATATGGTGACTACACGCTCATTACGAGCAAATAAATTAGGCACATTTTCAGCGGTTAGAGGGTTAACACTAAATAGCTCACCTGGAACGAAAATCATTTCTCGTAAGGTGCCTTTGATTGGCATATGAATGCGATGATAATCTTTAGGTGCCAAATAGATGGTAGAGAACTTACCACCTTGAAAAGGTTCTGCGGTTTTCGGATCACCGCCAAGTAGGGTTTCTAATGAATAATTGAAGCCTTTGGCCTGAATGATTTGATCATTAACGATATCGCCTTGCTGGCTTATGGTGCCATCAACAGGGAAACATATTTCATTTGTGTCCGGATCGATTGGACGAATTCCGTCTTTCAATTCACGAGTAAAGAATTCATTAAAAGTGGCAAAGTCGCTGGCATTCTCCAGTTTCGCTTCGCTCATATCAATGCCGTAAGATTTGATAAAACGTTTGATAGCAAAGGTTGTCACTGCACCTGCTTTGGCATCGGCGAATTTGCCAACCAATCGAGATAACGCAGTTTTAGGTAGTGCGTATTGCAGGGCAATTTTTAAATTATCCAAAGACACTTGGTTTTCCTTTTTCGTACCTGGCCGAAGCGCAGGTTGGTTATTATAGGTTATTTAAAACGGGATGTTAGTGTATTACTGCCCAGACTGGCAAGTATTCGTTGATAACTGGCAAACCTTAATGGATTAATATGGCCATCTTCAACTGCTTTTTGCAATGCGCAACCAGGATCATCCTGATGTTTGCAGTCGCGAAACTTGCAATAGCCAAAGTATTCTTGAAATTCAATAAAGCCTTGATCGACTTGATCTGGGGTTAAATGCCAAAGACCAAACTCGCGAATCCCTGGTGAGTCGATTAAATGACCTCCGCTTGGGAAGTCGTATAAACGGGCAACGGTGGTGGTGTGCTGACCTAGACCGGACATTTCACTGACTTCATTGGTGACCAAATCCAGCTCTGGCATTAGCTTGTTTACTAAGGTTGATTTACCAACACCGGATTGACCGACGAAAATGCTGGTTTGATTGAGTAAGCGTTGCTCTATCGCTTGCAACCCTTGCTGATGTTTGGAGCTTATTTTTAGTACTTCATAGCCAATCTCATCGTACAGGCTTAAATGACGGTCAATAAGCTCTTGATTGTCTGCGCTGAGCAAGTCGATTTTATTAAGCACAATAATAGGCTTGATACCGGTTAATTCGGTGGCAACCAAATAACGATCGATAATATCTGGGTTAAATGCTGGAACCACCGATGAGACGATAAAAATTTGATCAATGTTGGCAGCAATCGGCTTAACACCGTCGTAAACATCAGGACGTGATAACAGTGAGTGACGCTCGTGCACCGCTTCAATCACACCGCTGATACTGTGCTTGGTTTCTTTGCCCGGACGCCAAAGCACATTATCACCGCAAACCAATGAATCGACCGTGCGGCGGATGTTGCATCGAACGATATCACCAGTTTGACTTTTCACGTCGGCGTGTTGGCCAAAACGGCTGATA belongs to Thalassotalea sp. HSM 43 and includes:
- the asd gene encoding archaetidylserine decarboxylase (Phosphatidylserine decarboxylase is synthesized as a single chain precursor. Generation of the pyruvoyl active site from a Ser is coupled to cleavage of a Gly-Ser bond between the larger (beta) and smaller (alpha chains). It is an integral membrane protein.), which encodes MSLDNLKIALQYALPKTALSRLVGKFADAKAGAVTTFAIKRFIKSYGIDMSEAKLENASDFATFNEFFTRELKDGIRPIDPDTNEICFPVDGTISQQGDIVNDQIIQAKGFNYSLETLLGGDPKTAEPFQGGKFSTIYLAPKDYHRIHMPIKGTLREMIFVPGELFSVNPLTAENVPNLFARNERVVTIFDTEIGPMALVLVGATIVASMETVWAGTIAPSGGKALKRWHYPAADEAGAITLEKGEEMGRFKLGSTTVCCFPADTMDFCTDDGPGTITRLGKPYGYLTKSE
- the rsgA gene encoding small ribosomal subunit biogenesis GTPase RsgA — protein: MAKAKKLTKGQHRRIKKNLADKLNKSKQEVWQDSELGDAEQGIIISRFGQHADVKSQTGDIVRCNIRRTVDSLVCGDNVLWRPGKETKHSISGVIEAVHERHSLLSRPDVYDGVKPIAANIDQIFIVSSVVPAFNPDIIDRYLVATELTGIKPIIVLNKIDLLSADNQELIDRHLSLYDEIGYEVLKISSKHQQGLQAIEQRLLNQTSIFVGQSGVGKSTLVNKLMPELDLVTNEVSEMSGLGQHTTTVARLYDFPSGGHLIDSPGIREFGLWHLTPDQVDQGFIEFQEYFGYCKFRDCKHQDDPGCALQKAVEDGHINPLRFASYQRILASLGSNTLTSRFK